The Aneurinibacillus migulanus genome contains the following window.
TTCGCAAGCTTCCTCCGTATGCTTGCTTTTGGCGTGGCTGGCACTTGCGAGGAGTAACGCTTCCACATCGTCCTTTTCTTTTTCCAGAAGCGAGGCACATGCTTCTGCAGCTTCTTTATACCTTCTGAGCTGATACAAGGTTAGTGCCTGATTGTATGTTGCATCCGTTAAATCTGGAAACATGGCAAGCGCATGTTCAAACCAAAGCAATCCTTGTTCAGCATTGTTTTCCAATGCGGAAATACAGCCTAATGCATTATACGAAGCGGCACGGATAAAGGCATGTTCACACGTTTCGGTAAGCAGGCGGAACTGCCGGTATGCCATGTCCAGCCGTCCAGACATAAGAAAGCCGAAGGCAAGATACAAACGGGCCACAGCAACATCAGGTGCTTCTTCGATTACCTGGTTGAACGATTCGACCGCTTCCCGGTACATGGATAACATAAAGTAGCCTTGTCCTCGACGGAATTGGGCAGCTAACGGATATGGAAGATAAATCTCCTGTACGTCTTCCGTTTCTTCATCTACTGATTGCAATTCCAAAGCATCGAAAGGCTCCCCCCCCATGCTTTCAAACATGCGCTGAACCTCTACCAGCTGCTCTTCAAAGTTCAGCCATTCCTCCACTACTTTATCACTAATTTGGCGCAATTGCAGAACGGTATGGTACAGTTTCGTCTTCTCTTCTTCCTGCGCCACCGCCATGCGTTCCTTAATCTTCCCGATCCTCTCATTCAACCCGGCAAAATAATACGACAGTAGCATACTTCCGCCACCTTTCACGTCAACTGTGATATAGTTTCAGTGTGGCACAAAGGCAGAAGAATTATAAAAGCAAATAAGAAAAACTCGTGGGCATGGCCACGAGTCCTTTTTGTACACTTTATATGTCTTACATTTAATAAATCGTAGCGTGAATTTCTTCGCCAAGCATTTCGACGATACCATTATTTTCATCCATAATGGCGACTTTCGGTCGGTGTGCCTTAGCTTCCTCTTCACTCATCATGGCATAAGAAATAATGATAACGACATCACCCGGCTGCACTAGACGGGCCGCCGCACCATTGAGACAAATAACCCCACTGCCGCGCTCCCCTTCGATTACATATGTTTCCAAGCGAGCCCCATTATTATTATTAACAATCTGCACTTTTTCGTTGGGCAAAATATCTACCGCATCCATAATATTGCGGTCAATGGTGATACTTCCCACATAATTCAGATTGGCTTCCGTTACAGTTGCTCGATGGATTTTTGCTTTCATCATTGTACGGAACATGCTGCCTCCTCCTGACTTGCCACAAGCATAATGTTATCAATTAGGCGGGTATTCCCGAAACGAACGGCAAGCGCGACAATGCAATCCCCATGCAGCTCTTCTAGCGGCATAAGCCCGGGATAACTACGAATTTCGATATAATCAATGCTTGCCAGTGGACTTTCTTGGATGACCTTCTCTATAGCCGTACGAAGCTTCTCCACATTTCGTTCTCCCAGTCCGACCATACTCTGTACTTGCCGTAAAGCACGCGATAATACAAGCGCTTGCCTTCTTTCTTCCGGTGATAAATACACATTGCGTGAACTGAGCGCAAGACCATCCGCCTCGCGTACGATCGGACATGGCACCACTTCTATCGGCATGTTTAGATCACGAACCATTTGCATCACGACCGCTACTTGCTGTGCATCTTTCATGCCGAAAAATGCGTAATCCGGCTGTATGATATTGAACAACTTGGCCACCACCGTAGTCACGCCGTCGAAGTGACCCGGACGGGACGCGCCGCACATCGATTCAGTAATGTCTTGCACAGAGACGTTCGTTTTACTCCCAGGCGGGTACATCTCTTCTACCGATGGGAAAAACAAGATATCCACACCGCGGGATTCAGCAAGACGGCTGTCTCTTTCAATATCGCGCGGATAGTTCGCCAAATCCTCATTCGGTCCAAATTGCAGCGGATTAACGAAGATGCTCATCACGACCACATCAGCCGTCTCTTTCGCCTTATCAACCAAACTCAGATGCCCTTCATGCAAATACCCCATCGTCGGAACGAATCCGATCGTTTGTGGACGTACTTTGTGTAGGGAAGCGCGTAGCTCTTGAATAGAGGAAACCGTTCTCATATTTTGACACCTTCTCCGTATAATCTCTCCAACATTTCTTCCTTCATCGTGAAAGTATGCTCATCCTGCGGAAACGCTCCGCTCCGCACTTCATCTGCATACTGTGTAATCGCTTGTTTAATAAGGCTACCGGCATCCCCGTATTTCTTGACGAACTTCGGTACATGCTCACTTCCATAAGACAGTATATCGTGGTACACCAATACTTGTCCGTCGCAACCGGCACCAGCACCAATGCCGATGGTCGGAATGGAAAGCTTACGTGACACCAATTCCGCCAACTGCTTTGGCACACATTCCATTACAAGGGCGAACGCGCCCGCTTCTTCCAGCGCTAAAGCATCGTCCAGCAGTTTCTGTGCGGCTTCTGGCGTTTTTCCCTGTACTTTGTAGCCCCCCAACTGGTGAACGGATTGCGGTGTTAATCCGAGATGTCCCACTACTGGGATACCAGCCTGCGTACAGCGGCGGATGAGCGGCGCAAGCTCTGCTCCCCCTTCAATTTTAACTGCTTTCGCTAGGCCTTCCTGCATGATGCGCCCTGCGTTACGCAACGCTTCCTCAACCGTGCCATGATAAGTGAGAAACGGCATGTCCGTGACTACAAATGCATGCTTGGCCCCCCGCGTAACCGCTTTCGTATGATGGACCATATCTTCGAGGGTCACAGGCACTGTCGACTCATAACCAAGCACCACCATGCCGAGTGAATCTCCAACGAGAATCATATCAACGCCGGCTTCGTCGGCTAATTTGGCAGCCGGATAATCATACGCAGTCAACATGACAATACGCCGGCCTTCCCGCTTCATCTCTTTTACAGATGCGGTTGTAATTGGTGAACTTCCTGCCATTTTCATTCCTCCCTGACGCTTTGAGCAGACTCGGTAAGAAAAAGGCTTGTTAAAGGCATATAAAAAACGCCTTCAACAGAGAAGAAGGCGTACGGAAACCATGATTGAATACAAGATTAAATCTGGTAACAACTTATTCCCTCTGTCTCGGTCCTCATCGGCTCAGAGCAGATTACTGATTATTGTACCGTTCAGCTACAGCAACAAAATAAATGTTCGGGTGTCCTGGTACCGTTCCGTATGGATACAGTCCTGACACCCCCCATTATAAAGGCAAGAATAACGCCTCGGCAATCCTTTTTACGCATGGATTTCTACGTCAGCTGAATATACCTTTGTTAATACGCCATCCTCCTGACGCACCAGCAGCACACCCGTATCATCAATACCTTCCGCATATCCTGAAAGCGCTCCTTGCAGCATACGGATCGTTACCTTTTTGCCAATCGTAATGGCGCAGCGCTCCCAACGCTTCTTCACAGGAGCAAATCCTTCCTCAAGATATAATTCGTATAGCTCTTCTAGTCGGAACAGAATTTGCTGAATAATCGGCACGCGCCGCAAGGTCTCTCCCTTGGCAATTCGTAACGATGTCGCAACTTCGCGCACTTCCTCTGGAAATTGTTCAGGCAGCGTATTTACATTCAACCCCATGCCAATAATAAGGAAATGAATACGGTCCGACTCCGCATTTAGTTCAGTTAGAATACCACATACTTTCTTACCGTCGATCAGAATATCATTCGGCCATTTAATCTGAGCACCAATCCCACAGAACTCGCGAAAGGTCTCAACGATGGCAACTGCTGTTAGTAGCGTTAGCTGCGGACATTTTTGTAACTCTAATGCAGGACGAAGCAGCAAGCTCATCGAGATGCCCGCTCCGGGCGGTGAATGCCATACGCGACCTAGCCGTCCTTTGCCTCCGACCTGTTCGTCCGCGACAACAAGCGTTCCTTCAGGAGCTCCTGCCTTGGCCAATTCTTGACACTTATTCTGGGTAGAATCTATCGTTGCGTAATAATGTACATGCTGTCCAAGCATATGTGTCGTAAGACCCGCTTTAATCTCCTCGGCGAGCATAATATCCGGGGTAGAAGTCAATCGATAGCCAGAACGGCGCACAGCCTCGAATACATACCCTTCTTCCCGCAATTCTTCAATATGTTTCCAGATAGCAGTGCGGGAGACACCAAGCCTGCGGCTAATTTCTTCTCCCGACAAAAAATCTCCCTCTGCCTGTTTAAACATTTGCAACAAACTCTCACGTATCTTCATCCACTATCATCCTCGCTCGGAGTAATAACGCCTGCCGCTCATTTTCTGCCCGTCCCTCGTTTACATCCAGTGCAAGCTCAAGCAGCAAGTCGCGAACCCATGGACCGCCTCTACGATTCATCTCCTTTTGCAAATCAGCGCCGTTTATGGCTAAATCCTGAAGCACCGTTATCCGCATAGATTCGTAAAGCTGTCTCATCTCTCTTACAACGTTTTCGTCTTCATATATAATTGCATATAACGACGCAGCTTCATGCAGCGCTTCGAATCCTTGCTCGAGTATCCAGCGTATCCGCTCGCCTGCCGTATGTGAGCCATGTAGCCTCCTGGTTAAATCCACTATCTGCTGGCATGCTCTGATTACTTTCTTCTCACAGCGTAGCGCGCGCAGAATCGTCTCTACCTCTGCTTCCCGGTTACAGATAAGAAACAGATAGGCCCAGCGCAATACTAGACCATCCGCTGTGCATAACTGTTTTTGCTCCCTATCCGTAAAATCATGTTTATCTTCAAACAGTTGGCAAAAGCCTGGCAGCGCAGAAGCAAGCCCTGTGTGCAGTACGCCAGTTACGATTCGCTCCGGGTATGGGCCTACAAGCGCCTTGTTCCATTCGGCGCTAATTCTCTCAACCGCTACATAACGAATATCTTGCGCATGCCTTTGTATCGCTTCGTATGTATGCGGATCAATAGAAAAGCCGAGTTGGCTTGCAAAGCGCAGGCAGCGCAGCATGCGCAGCGCATCTTCAGCAAATCTCTCATCCGCCTTGCCCACCGCACGAACAATTCGGGCATTCAAATCCTGCCTTCCGCCAAACGGATCTACTACATCTCCACGCAAATCCAAAGCCATCGCATTCACTGTAAAATCACGGCGTGCCAGGTCCTCAGTAATATCGCTTACGAATCGAACTTCATCCGGACGGCGATGGTCGGCATATCCTGCTTCTGTTCGAAAGGTCGTTACTTCCAGCGGAACACCGTCCTGAAGCACCGTCACTGTTCCATGTGCAAGCCCTGTCGGTATTGTTCTGGCAAACAAGGATATCACTTCGTCCGGCCTGGCGGAAGTCGCGATATCAAGGTCATGCACCGGTCGTCCAAGCAACGTATCCCGTACGTATCCCCCGACGAAATATGCTGTATACCCGGCTTTCTCCAGCACATGTAACACTTGCTTTCCGGCTTCAAGTATATTGCTTTGCATCACGGCTTGGAGCACGCCTCCGTTTCTTCGGCTAGCACACGCCGGTAAACCTCTTCATACTGCTGTGTAATATCCTTATGACAAAACGTATGGTATGCTCGCTCTATAGCCTGACGGGAAAAACGCTCATACATGGCAGGATCGGAAATAAGCTCAACTGCTTTGTCACCCATACCCTCCACATCACCAATCGGAAGAACAAAACCTGTCTCCCCGTCTTTAACCACTTCCGGTAGCCCTCCAGCGTTACTAGCGATGACTGGCTTGCCGCACGCCATCGCTTCTAGCGCCACCAGACCGAAACTTTCCTGAGCGGACGGCAGCAGCATAACATCAGCCATCGATAAAACACAGGCAATATCTTCCTGTTTACCAAGAAAAATCACGTCTTCCAAAAGATTCAGCTCAGCCGCCAACTCCCGTACTACAGGCAACTCCGGACCTTCACCAATCATCAATAGCTTGGCTGGCATACGCTGTTTAATACGGTGGAAGATTCTCACTACATCGTCCGTGCGTTTCACGCTGCGAAAGTTGGAGATATGAATGAATACCTTCTCTTTATTCGGTGCATATTCTTCGCGCACATCACACATATCACGCGGATAATACTCCCGTTTATCGATGAAATTATAGACCAAATCAATCGGCTTGCTAATCTGCAGCACTTCCCGCGTTTGATTAATTAAGCTTTGCGATACGGCCGTCACTGCATCGCTATGCTCAATACCGAAGCGGATAATATCCTTTAGCGTATGATCATACCCAAGCACCGTAATATCTGTTCCATGGAGAGTGGTGACCACTTTTAGGCGATCTCCCACCATCTTCTTGGCTAGATACGCGGAAATCGCATGTGGAACGGCGTAGTGTACATGCAATACATCTAAATTTTCTGTCTGTGCAACTTGAGCCATCCGGCTTGCTAGTGTTAAATCGTACGGGGGATATTGAAATACCGAGTAACTATTTACGTCCACCTCATGAAAATAAATATTTCTGTAATATTTTCCAAGGCGAAACGGCATGCCTGACGTAATAAAATGTACGGTGTGTCCTCTTTCCGCCAGCAGCTTGCCTAATTCCGTCGCTACAACGCCGGAACCGCCCACGGAAGGGTAACATGTAATTCCGATTTTCATCGTTCGTTCCCTCTCATTATAGGAAGTCTTTCAATAGTAACGGAGTATGGCTGACAAATCCCTCAGCATATGCCACACCAGCGGATTGACCAAATACGTATTCTCTAGCACGCACCCGCTCCAGATACCCCTCCGTTAAGGGCGTGGCTACCGAATCGGGCCCCATCTCAAACTGTGAGCGATAAGCGCCAAGCGCCGCCATCTTTACATCCATCTCTTCGCTAATATCTAGTAAAAATTGCGGTTCGGTCTGCCCATTAATAAAATATGCAAGCACATGCTCTACTCTATGTGCAGGCAGTATCTCTTGCTCATTCGTCTCATATTTGCGGATTTTGGCATTAAACACAGCTTCACGGACCAGTACACTGCACATGCCATGGTCTGGGTGCCTATCCTCCCAATATGGCATCAATACAATACGCGGCCGATACAGACGAATGGTATGGGCAATAACTTGAATCTGCTCTTGAACCGGCATAAGCCCTCGATCTGGAAGTCCGAGATTAAGCCTAGTATGCAATCCGAGTAGTCGAGTAGCCTCGCTCGCCTCCTGCTGACGCCTCTCTACGCTTCCATTGGATGACATTTCGGCATAAGTCAGGTCACAGATACCTACTTTCTTCTCTTGCTTTACCCATTTATGCAGTAAGCCACCGGCGCCAATTTCCACATCATCCGGATGTGCGCCAAAGGCCAACGCATGCAAAGGTTCCGGCATATGGTCCGTCATGCGCGATCCTCTCCT
Protein-coding sequences here:
- the panC gene encoding pantoate--beta-alanine ligase, translating into MRTVSSIQELRASLHKVRPQTIGFVPTMGYLHEGHLSLVDKAKETADVVVMSIFVNPLQFGPNEDLANYPRDIERDSRLAESRGVDILFFPSVEEMYPPGSKTNVSVQDITESMCGASRPGHFDGVTTVVAKLFNIIQPDYAFFGMKDAQQVAVVMQMVRDLNMPIEVVPCPIVREADGLALSSRNVYLSPEERRQALVLSRALRQVQSMVGLGERNVEKLRTAIEKVIQESPLASIDYIEIRSYPGLMPLEELHGDCIVALAVRFGNTRLIDNIMLVASQEEAACSVQ
- the bshB1 gene encoding bacillithiol biosynthesis deacetylase BshB1 codes for the protein MTDHMPEPLHALAFGAHPDDVEIGAGGLLHKWVKQEKKVGICDLTYAEMSSNGSVERRQQEASEATRLLGLHTRLNLGLPDRGLMPVQEQIQVIAHTIRLYRPRIVLMPYWEDRHPDHGMCSVLVREAVFNAKIRKYETNEQEILPAHRVEHVLAYFINGQTEPQFLLDISEEMDVKMAALGAYRSQFEMGPDSVATPLTEGYLERVRAREYVFGQSAGVAYAEGFVSHTPLLLKDFL
- the bshA gene encoding N-acetyl-alpha-D-glucosaminyl L-malate synthase BshA — its product is MKIGITCYPSVGGSGVVATELGKLLAERGHTVHFITSGMPFRLGKYYRNIYFHEVDVNSYSVFQYPPYDLTLASRMAQVAQTENLDVLHVHYAVPHAISAYLAKKMVGDRLKVVTTLHGTDITVLGYDHTLKDIIRFGIEHSDAVTAVSQSLINQTREVLQISKPIDLVYNFIDKREYYPRDMCDVREEYAPNKEKVFIHISNFRSVKRTDDVVRIFHRIKQRMPAKLLMIGEGPELPVVRELAAELNLLEDVIFLGKQEDIACVLSMADVMLLPSAQESFGLVALEAMACGKPVIASNAGGLPEVVKDGETGFVLPIGDVEGMGDKAVELISDPAMYERFSRQAIERAYHTFCHKDITQQYEEVYRRVLAEETEACSKP
- the panD gene encoding aspartate 1-decarboxylase gives rise to the protein MFRTMMKAKIHRATVTEANLNYVGSITIDRNIMDAVDILPNEKVQIVNNNNGARLETYVIEGERGSGVICLNGAAARLVQPGDVVIIISYAMMSEEEAKAHRPKVAIMDENNGIVEMLGEEIHATIY
- a CDS encoding tetratricopeptide repeat protein gives rise to the protein MLLSYYFAGLNERIGKIKERMAVAQEEEKTKLYHTVLQLRQISDKVVEEWLNFEEQLVEVQRMFESMGGEPFDALELQSVDEETEDVQEIYLPYPLAAQFRRGQGYFMLSMYREAVESFNQVIEEAPDVAVARLYLAFGFLMSGRLDMAYRQFRLLTETCEHAFIRAASYNALGCISALENNAEQGLLWFEHALAMFPDLTDATYNQALTLYQLRRYKEAAEACASLLEKEKDDVEALLLASASHAKSKHTEEACELLGRAEAIARQAKHRKRIACAYEQLGRFMDAARCYRELLPDYRNDASVWHGLGWSLWQNGQADKALSCLKCALTLAPEQPDYACSYAWVLLCEGECGRAGRIFERIARKYNQPLAWAGMVEALLKQQRISEAQALIDGLLAAEVSHVRTLGHYLQGRILLLQGKREEALPHFSASHAAGGIRESGLYAGLLHYTDGAYEEAYERWKEWMPAP
- a CDS encoding CCA tRNA nucleotidyltransferase, which produces MQSNILEAGKQVLHVLEKAGYTAYFVGGYVRDTLLGRPVHDLDIATSARPDEVISLFARTIPTGLAHGTVTVLQDGVPLEVTTFRTEAGYADHRRPDEVRFVSDITEDLARRDFTVNAMALDLRGDVVDPFGGRQDLNARIVRAVGKADERFAEDALRMLRCLRFASQLGFSIDPHTYEAIQRHAQDIRYVAVERISAEWNKALVGPYPERIVTGVLHTGLASALPGFCQLFEDKHDFTDREQKQLCTADGLVLRWAYLFLICNREAEVETILRALRCEKKVIRACQQIVDLTRRLHGSHTAGERIRWILEQGFEALHEAASLYAIIYEDENVVREMRQLYESMRITVLQDLAINGADLQKEMNRRGGPWVRDLLLELALDVNEGRAENERQALLLRARMIVDEDT
- a CDS encoding biotin--[acetyl-CoA-carboxylase] ligase; the encoded protein is MKIRESLLQMFKQAEGDFLSGEEISRRLGVSRTAIWKHIEELREEGYVFEAVRRSGYRLTSTPDIMLAEEIKAGLTTHMLGQHVHYYATIDSTQNKCQELAKAGAPEGTLVVADEQVGGKGRLGRVWHSPPGAGISMSLLLRPALELQKCPQLTLLTAVAIVETFREFCGIGAQIKWPNDILIDGKKVCGILTELNAESDRIHFLIIGMGLNVNTLPEQFPEEVREVATSLRIAKGETLRRVPIIQQILFRLEELYELYLEEGFAPVKKRWERCAITIGKKVTIRMLQGALSGYAEGIDDTGVLLVRQEDGVLTKVYSADVEIHA
- the panB gene encoding 3-methyl-2-oxobutanoate hydroxymethyltransferase, producing the protein MAGSSPITTASVKEMKREGRRIVMLTAYDYPAAKLADEAGVDMILVGDSLGMVVLGYESTVPVTLEDMVHHTKAVTRGAKHAFVVTDMPFLTYHGTVEEALRNAGRIMQEGLAKAVKIEGGAELAPLIRRCTQAGIPVVGHLGLTPQSVHQLGGYKVQGKTPEAAQKLLDDALALEEAGAFALVMECVPKQLAELVSRKLSIPTIGIGAGAGCDGQVLVYHDILSYGSEHVPKFVKKYGDAGSLIKQAITQYADEVRSGAFPQDEHTFTMKEEMLERLYGEGVKI